Proteins encoded together in one Salarias fasciatus chromosome 17, fSalaFa1.1, whole genome shotgun sequence window:
- the strap gene encoding serine-threonine kinase receptor-associated protein, with translation MAMRQTPLTCSGHTRPVVDLAFSGITPYGYFLISACKDGKPMLRQGDTGDWIGTFLGHKGAVWGATLNTDATKAATAAADFTAKVWDAVSGDEVLSLAHKHIVKTVTFTQDSNCLLTGGNDKLLRIYDLGSPDTAPQEIAGHTSAIKKALWCNNDTQILSAADDKTIRLWDRASMEQVKTLTFDTAVSSMEYVADGEILVITYGKTIAFYNALSLELIKTVEAPAPINSASLHPDKDFFVAGGEDFKLYKFDYGTKEELESYKGHFGPVHCVRFSPDGELYASGSEDGTLRLWQTAVGKTYGLWKCVLPEDLGAENQEQIFAAPPEIKA, from the exons atGGCCATGCGACAGACTCCCCTCACCTGCTCCGGGCACACCCGGCCCGTGGTGGACCTGGCCTTCAGCGGGATCACTCCCTACGGATACTTCCTCATCAGTGCCTGCAAGG ATGGCAAACCCATGTTGCGCCAGGGAGACACAGGGGACTGGATCGGAACGTTCCTGGGTCACAAAGGCGCTGTCTGGGGAGCCACTCTGAACACGGACGCCACCAaggccgccaccgccgccgccgactTCACCGC GAAGGTGTGGGACGCCGTGAGCGGGGACGAGGTCCTGTCGCTGGCCCACAAGCACATCGTCAAGACCGTCACCTTCACTCAG GACAGCAACTGTCTGCTGACCGGGGGGAACGACAAGCTGCTGCGCATCTACGACCTGGGCAGCCCggacacag cgCCACAGGAGATCGCCGGCCACACTTCAGCCATAAAAAAAGCTCTGTGGTGCAACAACGACACTCAGATCCTGTCTGCTGCCGACGACAAGACCATACG GCTGTGGGACCGGGCCTCCATGGAGCAGGTGAAGACGCTGACCTTTGACACGGCGGTGAGCAGCATGGAGTACGTGGCTGACGGGGAGATCCTGGTGATCACGTACGGAAAGACCATCGCCTTCTACAACGCCCTGAG CCTGGAGCTCATCAAGACGGTGGAGGCCCCCGCCCCCATCAACTCGGCCTCGCTGCACCCAGACAAGGACTTCTTCGTGGCGGGCGGCGAAGACTTCAAGCTCTACAAGTTCGACTACGGCACCAAGGAGGAGCTGG AGTCCTACAAGGGCCACTTCGGCCCGGTGCACTGCGTGCGCTTCAGCCCGGACGGCGAGCTGTACGCCAGCGGCTCGGAGGACGGCACGCTGCGGCTGTGGCAGACCGCCGTGGGAAAGACCTACGGCCTGTGGAAGTGTGTCCTGCCCG AGGACCTGGGagcagagaaccaggagcagataTTCGCCGCCCCTCCTGAGATCAAAGCCTGA